A single genomic interval of Koleobacter methoxysyntrophicus harbors:
- the whiA gene encoding DNA-binding protein WhiA — MSFSSKAKKELSCIQVDDKCCQLAELSAIFKMTGSIEIKGKNRLAVKIVTENADIIRFAFKVIKKLFNLAPVLMVRKKRKLKRSNIYILVLTPFMDSKKVLEALGILHESLQEGIHFHYGIDEFLIQKDCCKRSYLRGAFLGGGSLSDPEKTYHLEFICHNREYSRDLSKLINSFGLKSKIVERKGYFVVYLKEGEQISNLLNIIGAHSALLNMENIRVIKDVRNNINRLVNCETANMNKTIDASIRQINNINYIKDNIGLKKLSRPLQEIAELRLNYPDISLKELGEMLVPPISKSGVNHRLRKIEQIANKIRLMKGENKSV; from the coding sequence ATGTCCTTTTCATCAAAAGCAAAAAAAGAACTATCATGTATACAGGTAGATGATAAATGCTGTCAACTGGCAGAATTATCTGCAATATTTAAAATGACGGGAAGTATTGAAATTAAAGGCAAAAACAGACTTGCGGTAAAAATAGTTACAGAAAATGCGGACATAATACGGTTTGCATTTAAAGTAATAAAGAAGCTATTTAATTTAGCACCGGTATTGATGGTAAGGAAAAAAAGAAAACTTAAAAGGAGCAATATCTATATACTTGTGTTAACACCTTTTATGGATTCAAAGAAGGTCCTTGAAGCCCTGGGGATTCTTCATGAGAGCCTTCAGGAGGGAATACACTTTCACTATGGAATAGATGAGTTCCTTATACAGAAGGACTGCTGTAAGCGCTCATATTTGAGGGGAGCTTTTCTAGGAGGAGGTTCTCTTAGTGACCCTGAAAAAACGTATCATCTGGAGTTTATCTGCCATAACCGGGAATATAGCAGAGACCTATCTAAACTTATAAATTCCTTTGGATTAAAATCAAAGATAGTTGAAAGAAAAGGGTATTTCGTTGTTTATCTTAAGGAAGGGGAACAGATATCTAACCTTCTCAATATTATAGGAGCCCATTCGGCCCTTTTAAATATGGAGAATATTCGGGTTATTAAAGATGTAAGAAATAATATTAACCGTCTTGTAAACTGTGAGACTGCCAATATGAATAAGACAATAGATGCTTCTATACGCCAGATAAATAATATAAATTATATAAAGGATAATATAGGCCTAAAAAAACTATCCCGACCCTTACAGGAGATAGCAGAACTGAGGTTAAATTATCCGGACATAAGTTTAAAAGAATTAGGGGAAATGCTTGTTCCTCCCATAAGCAAATCAGGAGTGAACCATAGATTAAGAAAAATTGAACAAATAGCTAATAAAATTAGATTAATGAAGGGGGAAAATAAAAGTGTATGA
- the pfkA gene encoding 6-phosphofructokinase produces MKRIGVLTSGGDAPGMNAAIRAVVRKSIFMGREVFGIHRGYLGLINGEIKKMNLGSVADIIHRGGTILLTARCEEFKTEEGQQKAIDNLRKYGIEGLIVIGGDGSFRGALDLGKRGFPVIGVPGTIDNDIPCTDYSIGFDTAINTVIEIINKIRDTATSHERTFVIEVMGRDSGWIALESGLAGGAESILVPEVKFNIEQICDKLLKGYRRGKLHSIIIVAEGAARGFDIGEAIKERTGFETRVTVLGHIQRGGTPTAMDRILASRLGAKAVDLLIQGERNKMVGIKGKDIVAIDLDKVLSEKKEFDFNIYELANTLSI; encoded by the coding sequence TTGAAAAGGATTGGTGTATTAACCAGTGGAGGGGACGCTCCAGGTATGAATGCAGCAATAAGGGCTGTAGTAAGAAAAAGTATATTTATGGGTAGAGAGGTCTTTGGTATTCATAGAGGCTATTTAGGTCTTATAAATGGTGAGATTAAAAAAATGAATTTAGGGTCTGTAGCAGATATAATTCACAGGGGTGGAACTATTCTCCTTACAGCCCGATGTGAAGAATTTAAAACAGAAGAAGGGCAGCAAAAGGCCATTGATAACTTAAGAAAATATGGGATAGAAGGTTTAATAGTAATAGGCGGTGATGGCTCCTTCAGGGGTGCTCTGGATTTGGGTAAAAGAGGATTTCCGGTAATAGGGGTTCCCGGTACAATCGATAATGATATTCCCTGTACGGATTATTCTATTGGTTTCGATACTGCTATAAATACTGTTATCGAAATTATAAATAAAATCCGGGATACTGCTACTTCTCATGAGCGGACCTTTGTTATAGAAGTTATGGGCAGGGATTCCGGTTGGATAGCTCTGGAATCAGGCCTTGCGGGTGGAGCCGAATCTATTCTAGTTCCCGAGGTTAAATTCAATATAGAACAGATATGCGATAAGCTACTTAAAGGTTACAGGAGAGGTAAATTACATAGTATAATTATAGTTGCCGAAGGAGCTGCTAGGGGATTTGATATAGGTGAGGCTATAAAAGAGAGAACAGGGTTTGAAACAAGAGTAACGGTTTTAGGTCATATCCAGAGGGGAGGCACTCCTACAGCGATGGACAGGATTCTTGCCAGTAGGTTAGGTGCTAAAGCCGTTGACCTCCTGATACAAGGGGAAAGGAATAAAATGGTTGGAATAAAAGGCAAGGATATTGTTGCTATTGACCTCGACAAGGTATTATCCGAAAAGAAAGAATTCGATTTCAATATTTATGAATTAGCAAATACCCTTTCTATTTAA
- a CDS encoding DNA polymerase III subunit alpha, translating to MPEFVHLHVHTEYSLLDGAARIDNLIKKTRDLGMNSIAITDHGVMYGVIEFYKKAKELGIKPIIGCEIYMSTRTMYDKSPNIDDNQYHLVLLAKDRQGYKNLIKIVSLGFLEGFYYKPRVDLKVLEQYGEGLIALSGCLAGEIPSLILDNKYEKARELAVKYRDIFGAENFFLEIQDHGIREQRLINQELIKLSRETGIPLVATNDVHYLEKQDSKAHDVLLCIQTGKTVDEENRLKFPTDEFYLKNPYEMSELFSYIPEAIENTLKIAERCNLEIDFSELHLPEYDVPDGYDENTYLRELCYEGLERRYEKITPQIKERLEYELGIIKNMGFSSYFLIVWDFIKYARENGIMVGPGRGSAAGSLVAYCLHITNIDPLKYNLLFERFLNPERISMPDIDIDFCYERRQEVIDYVTKKYGSDRVAQIITFGTMAARAAIRDVGRALNFPYAEVDYIAKQVPFELGMTIEKALQANPELKKIYDENQRVKYLIDTSRAVEGLPRHASTHAAGVVISKLPLTEYVPLQKISDGNVTTQFSMNLLEELGLLKMDFLGLRTLTVIRDALNTIKHTKGEEIEIMKIPLDDPKVFEMLGRGETSGIFQLESSGMQSLIKELKPTVFEDIIAVVGLYRPGPIGSGATSDFILSKHGKKTIKYLHPKLEPILKETYGIILYQEQAMRIAQELAGFTLAQADILRKAMGKKKHDVMESQRQVFINGCRNNGIDEKIAAEIFDMIAYFAGYGFNKAHTAAYALIAYQTAYLKAHYPVEYMASLLTSVMDNTDKVSFYIEDCKRMGIKVLPPDINESLINFTVVGDKIRFGLAAVKNVGKNAIKAIIEARERKGKFVSLTDFCQRVDSGEITKKTVESLIKCGAFDSLGFYRSQLLAVHEKIMENVQSSKRNNLDGQISLFSLMKEEDKQGFQKDDLPDIKEFDKNELLSMEKETLGFYISGHPLSRYKDEIQKIATIDSRKIASSEGEGAVLDNSSVTVCGIIHQCRKKTTKTNNIMAFLTLEDLYGMIEVIIFPKVFEKYSNLLLEDNIVIIKGRVNYKEEEEGKIICEEVYPFKRTDDSKVFMKLKRDYNAEILESLKKVILQYPGRIPVYIWLEGEPNVVKADADLWIEPVNEAIDKLAALVGTENVQIIS from the coding sequence TTGCCAGAATTTGTACACCTTCATGTTCATACAGAATACAGCCTTTTAGACGGCGCTGCCCGTATAGATAATTTAATAAAGAAAACCCGAGATCTGGGGATGAACAGCATCGCCATAACGGACCATGGGGTAATGTACGGTGTAATTGAATTTTACAAAAAAGCTAAAGAATTAGGAATTAAACCGATAATCGGCTGTGAGATTTATATGTCTACAAGGACTATGTATGATAAGTCGCCCAATATTGATGATAATCAGTACCATTTGGTCCTCTTGGCAAAAGATAGACAGGGTTACAAGAATTTAATAAAAATTGTATCTCTAGGTTTCCTTGAAGGTTTTTATTATAAGCCCAGGGTGGATTTAAAGGTATTGGAACAATACGGAGAAGGGCTTATTGCATTAAGCGGGTGCTTGGCAGGGGAAATACCTTCCTTGATTTTAGATAACAAATATGAAAAAGCCAGGGAATTAGCTGTAAAGTACAGGGATATCTTCGGTGCTGAAAATTTTTTTCTTGAAATTCAAGACCATGGGATTAGAGAACAAAGGTTGATTAACCAGGAATTGATTAAATTAAGCAGGGAAACAGGAATACCCCTGGTTGCTACCAATGATGTGCATTATCTTGAAAAACAGGATTCGAAGGCTCATGATGTACTGCTGTGTATTCAGACAGGAAAGACTGTAGATGAAGAGAATCGTTTGAAATTTCCTACCGATGAGTTTTATTTAAAAAACCCTTATGAAATGTCAGAACTTTTTTCTTATATCCCTGAAGCAATAGAAAATACCCTGAAGATTGCCGAAAGGTGTAATCTGGAAATTGATTTTAGCGAATTACACCTTCCCGAATATGATGTGCCTGATGGATATGATGAAAATACCTATTTAAGAGAATTATGTTATGAAGGCTTGGAAAGGAGATACGAAAAAATTACCCCGCAAATAAAAGAAAGGCTTGAATATGAACTGGGAATAATAAAGAACATGGGGTTTTCAAGTTATTTTTTAATTGTATGGGATTTTATAAAATACGCCAGGGAAAATGGGATAATGGTCGGGCCGGGTAGGGGGTCGGCAGCAGGAAGTCTTGTAGCCTACTGTCTGCATATAACTAATATCGATCCGTTAAAATACAACCTTTTATTTGAAAGATTTCTCAATCCCGAAAGAATATCTATGCCGGATATTGATATAGATTTCTGCTATGAACGAAGGCAGGAAGTAATAGATTATGTTACAAAAAAATACGGGTCTGACAGGGTTGCCCAGATAATAACCTTCGGCACAATGGCAGCAAGGGCTGCTATAAGGGATGTTGGAAGGGCGTTAAATTTTCCTTATGCAGAGGTGGATTATATCGCAAAACAGGTTCCTTTTGAGCTGGGAATGACTATAGAAAAAGCCCTTCAGGCTAACCCTGAATTAAAGAAAATATATGACGAAAATCAAAGGGTTAAATATTTGATTGATACCTCCCGTGCGGTAGAGGGCTTACCCAGACATGCATCTACCCATGCAGCAGGTGTAGTAATTTCAAAACTCCCTTTAACGGAATATGTTCCACTGCAAAAGATAAGTGATGGTAATGTCACAACCCAGTTTTCCATGAACCTCCTTGAGGAACTGGGGCTTTTAAAAATGGATTTTCTGGGTTTGAGAACCCTTACGGTTATAAGGGATGCCCTGAATACTATTAAACATACAAAAGGCGAAGAGATAGAAATAATGAAGATCCCATTAGATGATCCGAAAGTATTTGAAATGCTGGGGAGGGGAGAAACAAGCGGTATATTCCAGCTTGAGAGCAGCGGAATGCAGAGCCTCATTAAGGAATTAAAGCCTACTGTTTTTGAAGACATAATTGCTGTGGTGGGTTTATACAGGCCGGGGCCTATAGGGAGCGGTGCGACCAGTGATTTTATCCTCAGTAAACACGGTAAAAAAACTATAAAATATCTACATCCCAAGCTGGAACCAATACTCAAGGAAACATACGGTATAATTCTATACCAGGAACAGGCCATGAGGATTGCCCAAGAACTTGCAGGATTCACACTGGCACAGGCAGATATTTTAAGGAAGGCTATGGGAAAGAAAAAACATGATGTTATGGAATCCCAAAGACAGGTTTTTATAAACGGATGCAGAAATAACGGTATAGATGAAAAGATCGCTGCCGAGATATTTGATATGATTGCATATTTTGCAGGATATGGATTCAATAAAGCCCATACTGCTGCTTATGCCCTTATCGCATATCAAACTGCGTATTTAAAGGCCCACTATCCCGTCGAGTATATGGCATCCCTTTTAACAAGTGTAATGGATAATACCGATAAGGTTTCATTTTATATAGAAGATTGTAAGAGGATGGGCATAAAAGTTTTACCCCCTGATATAAATGAAAGCCTTATAAATTTTACTGTTGTAGGGGATAAAATTCGTTTCGGTCTTGCTGCAGTGAAAAACGTAGGTAAAAATGCAATTAAAGCCATTATAGAAGCCCGTGAAAGGAAAGGAAAATTTGTATCCCTTACAGACTTTTGCCAAAGAGTAGATTCAGGAGAAATAACCAAAAAAACCGTTGAGAGCTTGATAAAGTGTGGAGCCTTTGATTCCCTTGGTTTTTATCGTTCCCAGCTTTTAGCCGTCCATGAAAAGATTATGGAAAATGTGCAAAGCAGTAAAAGGAATAACCTGGACGGTCAAATTAGCCTTTTTTCCCTGATGAAAGAAGAGGATAAACAGGGATTTCAGAAGGATGACCTCCCGGATATTAAGGAATTCGATAAAAATGAACTCCTTTCAATGGAAAAAGAAACCCTGGGTTTTTATATTTCGGGTCATCCACTTTCCCGATATAAGGATGAAATTCAAAAGATAGCTACTATAGATAGCAGAAAAATTGCTTCATCAGAAGGGGAAGGAGCAGTATTAGATAACAGCAGTGTCACCGTTTGTGGTATTATTCATCAATGCCGTAAAAAAACTACTAAAACCAATAATATTATGGCTTTTTTAACTCTAGAAGACCTTTATGGTATGATAGAAGTTATCATTTTCCCCAAGGTATTTGAAAAATATTCAAATTTATTGCTAGAAGACAATATTGTTATAATAAAAGGGAGGGTGAATTATAAAGAAGAGGAGGAGGGGAAAATAATATGTGAAGAAGTATATCCCTTTAAAAGAACGGATGACAGTAAAGTATTTATGAAATTGAAAAGGGATTATAATGCAGAAATCCTTGAAAGTCTTAAAAAGGTTATCCTTCAATATCCAGGAAGAATACCCGTGTATATATGGCTTGAAGGAGAACCTAATGTTGTAAAAGCAGATGCAGATTTATGGATAGAACCTGTAAATGAAGCAATTGATAAGTTAGCTGCTCTGGTTGGAACTGAAAACGTCCAAATTATATCATAA
- the rapZ gene encoding RNase adapter RapZ yields MKFVIITGLSGAGKTQAMRCFEDMGYFCVDNLPPALIPKFAELCSQASGPIDKVALVIDIRGGGFFDALFESLKLLSEKGFSYEILFLDASNDVLIKRFKESRRNHPLAPAGRVIEGILEERKKLNDLKSKADHIIDTTNLTPGRLKEELKNRFILGKYREKIMITILSFGFKYGIPLDADLVFDVRFLPNPYYIDSLKDISGNDQKVMDFVLNTSAARVFLDKLQDLLEFLIPYYIEEGKPHLVIGIGCTGGRHRSVAISRALMDRLKQDHSVLVEHRDIYKENRGDDL; encoded by the coding sequence ATAAAGTTTGTAATTATAACGGGTTTGTCGGGAGCAGGGAAAACCCAGGCAATGCGCTGTTTTGAAGATATGGGATATTTCTGTGTGGATAACCTGCCTCCTGCTCTTATACCTAAATTTGCCGAATTATGTTCCCAGGCCAGCGGGCCTATCGATAAAGTTGCCCTTGTTATAGATATAAGGGGTGGCGGTTTTTTTGATGCCCTTTTTGAAAGCTTAAAGCTTCTTAGCGAAAAGGGGTTTAGTTATGAGATACTTTTTTTAGATGCCTCCAATGATGTTTTAATAAAGCGGTTTAAAGAAAGCAGGAGAAATCATCCCCTTGCTCCCGCCGGGAGGGTAATAGAAGGAATCCTGGAAGAAAGAAAGAAGCTGAATGACCTAAAATCTAAAGCTGATCATATAATAGATACTACAAATCTTACGCCCGGTCGCTTAAAAGAAGAGCTTAAAAATAGGTTCATTCTGGGTAAGTACAGAGAAAAGATAATGATAACAATCCTGTCCTTTGGATTTAAATACGGCATCCCTTTAGATGCAGATTTAGTATTTGATGTCAGGTTTCTGCCAAATCCATATTATATTGATAGTTTAAAGGATATTTCGGGAAATGATCAGAAAGTAATGGATTTTGTATTAAATACCTCGGCTGCCAGGGTATTTTTGGATAAATTACAGGATTTGCTGGAATTTCTTATCCCGTATTACATTGAAGAAGGTAAACCTCATCTGGTAATTGGAATAGGATGCACGGGAGGGCGCCATAGGTCCGTTGCAATATCTAGAGCATTAATGGATAGGTTAAAACAGGACCACAGCGTTCTTGTTGAGCACCGGGACATATACAAAGAAAATAGAGGAGATGACCTTTAA
- a CDS encoding glutamate decarboxylase, whose product MWTVIYMAPNREMADKIRVLLSDEGLLVKLRKVNRCGKKKQVFYEILVLESEAEEAHNILLEHLTC is encoded by the coding sequence ATGTGGACAGTCATTTATATGGCACCGAACAGAGAAATGGCAGATAAAATTCGTGTTCTCCTTTCGGATGAAGGTTTGTTAGTTAAATTAAGGAAAGTGAATAGATGCGGCAAAAAGAAACAGGTTTTTTATGAAATTCTGGTTCTGGAATCGGAGGCAGAGGAAGCTCATAATATCCTTTTAGAACATCTGACATGTTGA
- a CDS encoding HPr family phosphocarrier protein, whose translation MYEKTVTVKNKTGLHARPAAMFVQSAGKFASEIWIEKEGKKVNAKSIMGVMSLGVSQGTEIKIIAKGEDEREAVEKLSELINSNFGEE comes from the coding sequence GTGTATGAAAAAACAGTAACTGTAAAAAACAAAACAGGTCTTCATGCAAGGCCGGCAGCTATGTTTGTGCAGAGTGCAGGCAAATTTGCTTCTGAAATATGGATTGAAAAAGAGGGGAAAAAGGTTAATGCGAAAAGTATAATGGGTGTTATGTCTCTGGGTGTCAGTCAGGGTACGGAAATTAAAATAATTGCCAAAGGGGAAGATGAAAGAGAAGCTGTAGAAAAATTATCTGAACTTATAAATAGCAACTTTGGAGAAGAGTAA
- a CDS encoding gluconeogenesis factor YvcK family protein, whose translation MSFLKWLYPGLGIKRWVFLGVIGFTLIILGFFIVIGTNYLNQYKLIIYKFYEIFSRVSSLLFGLIVLVAGVILLVFSIRKTIRSIIAYLIPKNVDKLVEIIYQKQYLKKGPKIVAIGGGTGLSVLLRGLKEYTSNITAIVTVADDGGSSGILRGELGILPPGDIRNCLLALADTEPLMEKLFQYRFKTGSLKNHSFGNLFIAAMTEILGDFQQAVKEFSKVLAVKGRVLPATLDNAVLFAETVDGQIIHGESNVSKGVTPIRRVFMTPPDAKPLKEAIEAVEEADAIILGPGSLYTSIIPNLLIKELAVKIRRSPAYKIFITNVMTQRGETSNFTASDHVRTIMEYGGRDIIDCVIVNTETVPHSVLERYKHEGAEPVAPDIENIKALQKDVICGDFINREVVVRHDSAKLARRIIKLIVNKKYSSDKMKFLDTYFWEEKFKDFKEINN comes from the coding sequence ATGAGTTTTTTAAAATGGCTGTATCCGGGTCTCGGTATAAAGAGATGGGTATTTCTCGGTGTTATCGGATTTACCTTAATTATTCTGGGTTTTTTTATTGTTATCGGAACAAACTATTTAAATCAGTATAAATTAATTATTTATAAATTTTATGAAATCTTCTCTAGGGTATCTTCTTTACTGTTCGGTCTAATTGTTCTTGTAGCTGGAGTAATACTTTTAGTTTTTTCTATTAGAAAAACTATTCGGTCAATAATTGCATATTTGATTCCTAAAAATGTCGATAAACTGGTTGAAATAATTTACCAGAAACAATACCTGAAAAAAGGCCCAAAGATAGTGGCAATAGGCGGAGGGACAGGTTTATCTGTTCTTCTCAGGGGCTTAAAGGAATATACCAGCAATATTACAGCAATTGTAACTGTTGCCGATGATGGAGGGAGCTCAGGGATCCTGAGAGGTGAACTGGGAATACTGCCGCCGGGAGATATAAGAAACTGCCTTCTAGCCCTTGCTGATACAGAACCTCTTATGGAAAAGCTCTTTCAGTACAGATTTAAGACGGGGAGTTTAAAGAACCACAGTTTCGGCAATCTGTTTATTGCTGCGATGACCGAAATTCTTGGAGATTTCCAGCAGGCCGTTAAAGAATTTAGTAAGGTTCTCGCTGTAAAAGGAAGGGTTCTTCCGGCAACCCTAGATAACGCTGTACTTTTTGCCGAAACCGTAGATGGCCAAATTATCCATGGAGAATCTAATGTTTCAAAAGGAGTAACCCCGATAAGGAGAGTTTTTATGACCCCGCCAGATGCAAAACCGTTAAAGGAAGCAATAGAAGCAGTAGAAGAAGCTGATGCTATAATCCTAGGGCCCGGAAGTCTTTATACGAGTATTATCCCCAATCTGTTAATAAAAGAACTGGCTGTAAAAATAAGGAGGTCACCGGCCTATAAAATCTTTATCACCAATGTTATGACCCAGAGGGGTGAAACCAGCAATTTTACAGCTTCAGACCATGTCAGAACAATTATGGAATACGGAGGCAGGGATATTATAGACTGTGTTATAGTTAATACTGAAACTGTACCGCATTCTGTCCTTGAAAGATATAAACATGAAGGAGCAGAGCCTGTGGCACCTGATATTGAAAATATAAAAGCCCTCCAGAAAGATGTGATATGCGGTGATTTTATAAATCGAGAAGTGGTAGTAAGACATGATTCAGCTAAATTGGCGAGAAGGATAATTAAATTAATAGTTAACAAGAAATATAGTAGTGATAAAATGAAGTTCCTGGATACTTATTTCTGGGAAGAAAAATTTAAGGATTTTAAAGAGATAAATAATTAA
- a CDS encoding DRTGG domain-containing protein, which produces MMTKHERIINYIKNLRVGTKISVRQIAQEIDVSEGTAYRAIKEAENLGYVNTIPRVGTVRVEKIEKKQIEKLTFAEVVNIVDGTILGGRNGLHKTLNKFLIGAMEIQNIKQYIEPGSLLIVGNRIEAHRVALENGAAVLISGGFGTRDDIIKIADELELPIISSAYDTFTIATLINKAIFKSLIKKEIILVEDVMVTNPVHLKSTNIVADFRRLVKETKHGRFPITDEDDKVVGIATVKDIEGVDNDTPIFKVMTKDPITLTEKASVAYAAHIMVWEGIELIPVVKNRKLVGVVTRKDVIKAFQQMQNQPHIGETMEDLIISNFSEEVLHDGSLKLKGKAIPAMLNPLGATSCGALVTIMTTAGFRIIKKLKKVDMVTESFVVYFTKPLQLEENIEAVARIIDYGRINVKVDIEIFSNGSIVAKGLMSAKVFER; this is translated from the coding sequence ATGATGACAAAACACGAGCGGATAATAAATTATATTAAAAACCTGAGAGTCGGAACGAAGATTTCAGTACGACAGATTGCCCAGGAAATAGATGTAAGTGAAGGAACAGCTTATAGGGCTATTAAAGAGGCTGAAAATCTCGGTTATGTTAATACTATTCCCCGGGTTGGAACTGTTAGAGTTGAAAAAATCGAAAAAAAACAAATAGAGAAATTAACCTTTGCTGAAGTAGTAAATATTGTGGACGGGACAATTTTAGGAGGAAGAAATGGGCTGCATAAAACCCTCAATAAATTCCTTATCGGGGCTATGGAAATACAAAATATAAAACAGTATATAGAACCAGGGAGCCTCCTTATAGTAGGCAATCGCATTGAAGCACACAGAGTTGCCCTTGAAAACGGTGCCGCTGTTTTGATTTCGGGAGGATTCGGTACAAGGGATGATATAATAAAAATTGCCGATGAATTGGAACTCCCGATTATATCTTCCGCTTATGATACCTTTACAATTGCAACCTTAATTAACAAGGCGATTTTTAAGAGCCTTATTAAAAAAGAAATTATACTTGTTGAAGATGTTATGGTAACAAATCCTGTTCACCTAAAAAGCACGAATATCGTTGCAGATTTCAGGAGGCTGGTAAAAGAAACAAAGCACGGGCGTTTTCCTATAACAGATGAGGATGATAAGGTGGTGGGTATTGCAACGGTAAAAGATATAGAGGGGGTTGATAATGATACCCCGATATTTAAGGTTATGACAAAGGACCCGATAACTTTAACAGAAAAAGCTTCGGTGGCTTATGCTGCCCATATTATGGTCTGGGAGGGAATAGAATTAATACCTGTTGTAAAGAACAGGAAACTTGTAGGGGTAGTAACCCGTAAGGATGTTATAAAGGCCTTTCAGCAGATGCAAAATCAACCCCATATCGGTGAAACCATGGAAGACTTGATTATCTCGAATTTTTCCGAAGAGGTTTTGCACGATGGAAGCTTGAAATTGAAAGGCAAAGCGATTCCCGCCATGTTGAATCCCCTAGGGGCTACTAGTTGCGGTGCCCTTGTAACCATCATGACAACGGCTGGGTTCAGGATAATAAAAAAACTGAAGAAAGTGGATATGGTTACAGAGAGCTTTGTAGTCTATTTTACAAAACCCCTTCAACTGGAAGAGAATATTGAGGCTGTAGCGAGGATAATTGATTATGGCAGGATAAACGTAAAAGTTGATATAGAAATTTTCAGCAATGGGTCAATCGTGGCCAAAGGCCTGATGTCGGCGAAGGTCTTTGAAAGGTAA
- the mtrB gene encoding trp RNA-binding attenuation protein MtrB, translating to MNGGNYTHGKYITIKALENGVTIIGLTRGKETKFHHTEKLDKGEIMIAQFTEHTSAIKIRGRAKILTEQGEVESGDI from the coding sequence GTGAATGGTGGGAATTATACTCATGGTAAATATATTACTATAAAAGCTCTGGAAAATGGCGTTACCATAATAGGTTTAACTAGGGGAAAAGAAACCAAATTCCATCATACCGAAAAGCTGGATAAAGGGGAGATAATGATAGCCCAGTTTACAGAACATACTTCAGCAATAAAAATAAGAGGAAGGGCAAAGATTTTAACAGAACAAGGCGAAGTAGAGTCTGGAGATATATAA